Proteins encoded within one genomic window of Ovis aries strain OAR_USU_Benz2616 breed Rambouillet chromosome 1, ARS-UI_Ramb_v3.0, whole genome shotgun sequence:
- the FOXE3 gene encoding forkhead box protein E3 — MTGRSDMEPPAAFSGFPAPPSVAPSGPPPSPLAGAEPGPEPEEAAAGRGEPEPAPAPGPGRRRRRPLQRGKPPYSYIALIAMALAHAPGRRLTLAAIYRFITERFAFYRDSPRKWQNSIRHNLTLNDCFVKVPREPGNPGKGNYWTLDPAAADMFDNGSFLRRRKRFKRAELPVLPAPPPAAGPPPFPYAPYAPGPGPALLAPPPPAAPGSAPPARLFSVDSLVSLPPELAGLGAPEPPCCAAPDAAFSPCTASPPLYSPPPDRLGLPATRPGPGPLPAEPLLALAGPGTALGPLGPGEAYLRPPGYAPGLERYL, encoded by the coding sequence ATGACTGGGCGCAGCGACATGGAGCCGCCCGCAGCTTTCTCGGGCTTTCCGGCCCCGCCCTCGGTCGCGCCGTCGGGGCCGCCGCCGTCGCCGCTCGCCGGAGCCGAGCCCGGGCCGGAGCCCGAGGAGGCAGCGGCGGGCCGCGGGGAGCCGGAGCCCGCGCCGGCGCCCGGGCcgggccggcggcggcggcggcccctgCAGCGCGGGAAGCCTCCCTACTCGTACATCGCGCTCATCGCCATGGCGCTGGCGCACGCCCCCGGCCGCCGCCTCACGCTGGCCGCCATCTACCGCTTCATCACCGAGCGCTTCGCCTTCTACCGCGACAGCCCGCGCAAGTGGCAGAACAGCATCCGCCACAACCTCACGCTCAACGACTGCTTCGTCAAGGTGCCCCGCGAGCCGGGCAACCCGGGCAAGGGCAACTACTGGACGCTCGACCCGGCGGCCGCCGACATGTTCGACAACGGCAGCTTCCTGCGGCGCCGCAAGCGCTTCAAGCGCGCCGAGCTGCCGGTGCTCCCGGCCCCGCCGCCGGCCGCCGGCCCGCCGCCCTTCCCCTACGCGCCCTACGCGCCCGGCCCGGGGCCCGCGCTGCTCGCgccgccgccccccgccgcccccggctCCGCGCCGCCCGCGCGCCTCTTCAGCGTCGACAGCCTGGTGAGCCTGCCGCCCGAGCTGGCGGGGCTGGGCGCCCCCGAGCCGCCCTGCTGCGCGGCCCCCGACGCCGCCTTCTCGCCCTGCACCGCCTCCCCGCCGCTCTACTCACCGCCGCCCGACCGCCTGGGGCTGCCCGCGAcgcgccccggccccggcccgctGCCAGCCGAGCCGCTGCTGGCCTTGGCAGGGCCGGGAACCGCGCTCGGCCCGCTCGGCCCGGGGGAGGCCTACCTGCGGCCGCCGGGCTACGCGCCTGGGTTGGAGCGCTACCTGTGA